GGAAGAGCGGCAACGATGGTTAAAGCGGCGCTGTTGCCGGGGGCCTGATTCAGGGTATAGTTGGGAGTGGCTGCCGCAAAAACCAGGCCGCTGCCGGTTATGGCGTAGGTTCCTGGAGCGCTGGCGGCTGTGGCCGCGGTATTCCAGGAGGCGGGATTGATGTTTATAAAGACGTTGCCGGCGTTGTCGCTGCCCGCATAGCCGGTTATGACACCGCTCAGCCCGGCCGGCGTGGTCCCTTGTAGTCTGGTGGTCGGATTGGCTTGGTAGTATAAGGCGGCTGGCGTGATGTTCGCCATAGGAAACATACCGACAGTGGAAAAGGAATAGTTTGCTAAATCGGTACCGCCTAAAGTTAGGGTAATGGGTTTATTATTGCCGACGTCTTTGGTGTCGAAAGAGCCGCTCAAGGTGAGGTTGTCGCCGGAAATTATATCGGGGGAGGCGAAGTGTGCGATGGTGGCTGCGGCAGTGCCGTCATACACTTTGCCGGAAGTAGTAAATGTGACTGTGTTGAGAGGTTTGGCAACAATGTTGCCAGTGGGGCTTCCGGAGAGTGCTTGCAGCACATAGTTGCCAGCGTCAGCGCCGCCCAAGGACCAGGAGGAAATGGCTTTGGCAGTGCCGACATTTTTATCGGCGAAAGAGCCGTGCAAGGTGAGTGTGTCGCCGCTGACTTTGTCGGCAGAGGTAAAGGCGAAGTCCGGGGTGGCGTTAGTGCCATTGTAGATCTTGTCGGTGAAGGTAATGTTGCTGACAGTAAGAGGCTTAGCCGTGACGGTGGCGGTAGTAGGCAAAGAAGCAAGTTGGTAATTTGCAGAGCCGGCTAAAGTTCCGGAAACAGATTGCGTGCCAACGTTTTTGCTGTTGTAGTGAGTGTTTAATGTAAGCGTGCTGCCATCAAGCAGGGAGGCATAGGCGTAGTTGTTGCTAAACAAGCCGTCATAGGTTTTGTTTAAGGAGGTAAGGCCAAAATCACTCAAGGAAAGTTGCTTGGGGGTGATGGAGGCGGTCGGCTTCGTGGCAGACAGTTTGTATTTGTTATTGGGGTTGCTAGTGAGTGTGGCGGTAACGGTTTTGCCGTTGGCGGCATCGGCATTGGCAAAGGTGCCGGTAATTGTTACGGAGTCGCCGTTTTCCAGGCCGGCAGCGGGCGTTACGTCTGCAGCGGTATTGCCATCGTACACTTTATTCGCGGCACTTAGGGACAATAGAATCTGGTTTAGCACCAGCGTATTGCCGCTATAGTTGTCGCTGACTGAGTAGGTGCCATATTTTTGCGTATAGCCGCCCAGACTGCTTGGGGCGGTTTTCGAGTATACCGTCACCTTGTTTCCGCTTAAAGTTGCGCCGTTGCTTAGGGTTGTGTTGAAGCCTTCGGCTGGAGCGCTGAGAAGCGAGCCGGCGGCAGTTAACGAGGCGTTAATCGCAACGTCTCCGGCAGTTGTTTTTAACGCAAGGCTGCCGCCGGATTTGATGGGCGCGTTAATCACAATGCCATTAGCGGCAAGCAATGTAAGAGAATTGGTAGATGCATTTGGGTCTCCTGTAAATGTGTTGGAGCCAGCGCTGGAGCTCCAATCCAGGGGCGCGGCGACAGTGATCTTGCCAGTGCCGGGTGCTCCCTTGTACGGGTCTGTAATATTTGGTGTTGCGTTTAGACAACTGACGATAGACGCCCCTGGATTGGTGGTTTGAATCGTAACATCCCCATAGGTCAAGAGGTCTAATAAATCCGAAGCGGCCATGCCGTTGATCGAAGGCTGTCCAGTGAATGTTATCGGGCCACCTGGATTCGGATTGTTCATATTCGGATTGCTTGGATCGTTATTGGCCTGAATTGCGGTATTATCAGCTTCGATGGTAAAATCGGCGGGGTCCAGCAGCAGCTTGCCGGCTTTGCCCTTGGGCGCCAGGGTGTTTACTTTTCCTTTGAAAAGCAAGGTTTCCTTGCCTGATGTTTCCACCTTGCCGCCGTTGCCGCTTTGGCTGCCGCCTCGGGCGGAGATAGAGCCGGCAAAGGTCGTGTCGCCTTTGGCCCAAACGACGACCTTGCCGCCGTCGCCGTTGGTCAGGGCGTCCGCTTTCAGGGAAGCTCCGGCAGCGACGCTGGCGCTGGAAGCCTGGGTTTCCGCGCCGGAGCCCTGGTAGTTGCCGCCTACTAGGATGACGCCGCCGCCGGCGTCGCCGGAGGCATTCAAGGCTGCGGTGGACGTCAGGGATACCTTGTCGCCCAGTACCTTGACCGTGCCGCCGCTGACGCCGGCGACCGCGCCGGAAGCGTCCAACGAGCCGCTGTTGGCGGCGCCACCGTTCGTGCCGCCGTCTAAAATAATGACGCCGTTTTCATTGCGCAGGCGCTGCGCCTGGATGCGGCCGCTGTTGTTGACCACCGTTCCGGCTAACGTATCCGCCGCTTTGGCGCTGAGGTATACCCGGCCGCCGTCGGCGGTAATGACGCCGGAATTGGCTACGCTGGCCTGGAGGGCCGCCTGGTCCACCGCCAGGTTCAAGAACCCATCTCCGGCCAGATCCAGCGTGACCGCCTGTCCGGCGCCTAAAGCTACAGTACCTTGCTTGGCGACGATAATGCCGTTGTTTTTAGCCTGCGCTCCCAGGAGAGCGACGTAGCCGCCTTCGGCGGCGGTGATGCTGCCTTGGTTGACAACTGCGGCGCTGGAATCGCCGTTAAAGGCGTACTTGCCTGCCAGGAAATTAGCGTTTGTAATGTCCCGTGTTGACGCTACCAGACCGCCCACGTTGACCTGGGAGCCTGGCGCGAAGAGAACGCCGTTGGGATTGACCAGGAACACCTGGCCGTTGGCGGACAGCGTCCCATAGATGGACGAGGCGTTGTTGCCCACTACGCGGTTTAAGGCCACCGACGAAGCGCCGGGCTGGATGAATTGGACTTTTTCGCCGCTGGCGATGTTGAAGCTCTGCCAGTTGATGGCGGCTTTATCCGTGTATTGGGTGATGGTCATCGTAGCGCCCTTGCTGGCGATGTCCGCCTTGCCGGCTACGACCGAACCGTCCGTGGGATTGGCTAAGACGAGGGTGTTGTTGAGCAGCATGGCTGCCGCAAGGGTCAACGCCAACTGGCGTCCGTTTCGTTTCCATTTTCGTTGCATGAGAATGCCTCCATTAAAATGATTTCGACGCTCTAAACCAGAAGCGGCCGTTTTTATCGGTGTCAGACTGAGCGGTCTCGGAACCCAGTTTCCAGGCGTAATCCAGCCGCAGGCTGTAGTCGCCTGGGCGGCTGAGAATGAGGCCAAGGCCTGCACCGGAAAGAGTACGGGTATTGCCGCCGGCGCCAGTCCAGGTATTTTTGTTGAGGGTCACATGGCCGTGGTCGACAAAGGCGGCCAATTGAACCGCGGGCGTGGGCAGGTTCCAGCACAGCTCGCCCGAAGCTAGATAGCCGGTATCGCCGGCGGCTTCGCCTTGCGGATAGGCGCGTACGCCTGTGGCGCCGCCGAGGAAGAGCTTTTCCGAAGAGTCCAGGTTGTGGCTGGCTAACTGACCGGTAAAGGACAAGCTGTAGCTCAGGCGGCTGTTGAGGTATTTTTGCCGGTACAAGTTCAGGATGCTTTTGGTGTAATTGCCTTCGCTTTGGACATTGGCGTCATTGGTGCGGGCGTCAGCAGAGCCCATCATCAGATGGCCTTGGTATACGGTGAAATCAAAGGTGTTGAGTCCGTTGCCGTCGGCGTCGTAGGCATCGCCAGCCAGGCCCAACGAGACGGCGTTGGCCTGTTTTTGGCTGTTGCTGGTGGAACCCACAAGATCCTCCAGGTCTTTGTGCTCAAAGCCCCAATGAAAGCGAAGATTGTGGGTGCGGGAGCGCGTCAACGGATAGGAGCCGAAAAGGCTGGTGGTTTTGGCTACGCCGTTAGCGTCCAGATTGGTGTAGTTTTCACCCAGGAGGTAATGAACACGGGAATAGCTGATGCCGAGCTTGCCGCCGCCGGAGCCGACAGGCAGCGTATACGAAAAGGAGGCATTATTCATGCCGGAACCGGTGTAAAGACCGCCGAGAGAAAAGGAGTCCCCCAGGCTGCCGGGATTGTCGATGGTGAGGTTCAAGCCGCCGCGAACATCGCCGGTGAAGCGATTGCCCCAGTTGTCGGTGGAGAGCTGGCCATGGATCGGAGGAGCATCCTCGCATTCTAAGATGAGCAGAGAGGTTCCCGGCTCTTGTCCGGGAGCTAAGGTGCTTTTTAAGCGCAGACCACTGATATCACTGATCAGAAGCAGGGCGCGTTCTAACTCCTGTTGGTGTACATAGCTGCCGTTTTTCAACAACGGCTTGGTTAACGCTTCCAGGTAGGAGGTGGGCACGCGGGAGTGGTTGCGAATATCAATTTTTTCGTATTGTCCCAGGACGATGGTGATAGTGACAGTGTTGTCGGAGCTTTCCTGGGGCGGTATGTAGGCTTTGGCTACCAGATAGCCTTTTTGCCGCAGATAGAGACTGATGCGGTCTGCGCGCTGGTAAAGCTCCGCCAGAGTCAGCGGCTTATCCAAGCTGTCCGCTACCAATGCGTTTAGATCGCTGGCAGGGATAGCATCTTGGCCGGTAAAACGGAATTCGTGCACCGTCAAGGTTTCGCCGCCGGCGGCGGGAGCTTGCGTTGCGGCTTCTTCGATGTGAATGCCTGTTGTAGTGGCAGGAGGCAGGACGCGCTGCTGCTCCTGGGTGTTTTTTAATGTGCTGCCTGCATCCGGAGGCGCGGCTGCTGCGGAAGAGGCGAACAGCAAACCAGTGACGACGACAAACGCAGGGACAGAATATAATCGGGTTGTGATTTTCATGAAACAAGATCCTCTCTAATCTAAAATAAAATACGTACAATCGTAAAACAAACAATAATTCTTGGGAAAAATGGGAAATCCTTTTGGTCTTACCTAGGCTGTGAGTTAATGAGGCAAACGTCGTAGAAAAAGAAGAAAAATCGTGTGACTCTAGTCGGGGGTGGGCGATAACATACTACTTAACGCTATTAGCATAGCAGACGGTGCTGGGCTTGCCTATTATCCGAAAGTATAGTCTTTCAATCTTTTTTGCGGTATAAAGCAGGAATTTGTTAGGGAAAATAGAAAAAACTTCACGGTAATTCACATAATCTAGAGAGGGGTTGTTTGTAAAGTGAAGCAAGATGTAGATTGGGATGCGAGAAACAGGGAGCTACTGACACGATACCAGCAAGGAGATAAGGAAGCGTTGAATGAATTTCTAGAATGTAACCAAGGTCTTGTGCGTCATCTGCTGCGCCGATATCGATTGCTGCCTCTGGGGATGGAGGAGGACGATCTGATGCAGCTAGGCTTTGTGGGACTGATTGAAGCGGCAAAGCGGCCACAGGTTCTGGAAAAGGCGTGCTTGTCTAATTATCTTTCCTTCTGCATTCGCAAACGGCTCTACTTGGGAATTTGGCAGGAAGGGTATTTGGTGCACTTGCCGCGGCGGCAGCATGAGGCAGCCGTACAAGTTCGGCGCGTGGAGGGCGAGCGGCTGGTGAGGGGGAAGCCCGAAGACTGGGGCTGGCGGCAGCTGGGTTTGTCCGCAAGCGTTTATCGGGAGCGGTTGCGTTGCTACCAGGTGTTTCTGGGGAATCATGCGTCATTGGATGCTTCCAAACCAGGAGAGGAGCGCTTGTTGGACGTATTGCAAGCGGGGGAGGATTCTTCGCCGGAAGTGCAAACGTTGCGGAGGTGGAGGCGGAAAACGCTGCAAGCGGTGTTGGGCCGTCTGCCTAAGAAGCAGGTTTGGATGGTGCGGGGGTATTTTGGACTGGGGTATCGGCAGCGGCGTTCTTTGCGGGAACTGGGAAAATGCTGCGGCTTGTCGGAAGAACAGGTGCGTCAGCTGATTCAGGAAGCGTTGGAACGCTTGCGAAAAACGTTAGGCAGCTGTTAACGCATTAGCTTATTTTTCTAGGGTGGCTCCTGGCCTCGCCTGGGAAGGAGTTTGCGTAGCCAAGCAAGAATCCGTAAAAGCTAACAAAAGTCTCTTGACGTATGGCGGGCTTTGTAATGGAAAGGCGGATTTTCATGAAAACCATTGCGATTGTGACGAACGGTGCGACTCCGTTGGGATCGTTTTTAAAGGAAAACTTAGAAGAGGTGCTGGCGGGCTATGTAGACATCCGTCTTTATGCGTTAAATGCGCTGATGCCGCCGACGCGGTTGGAAGAGGACGTAGTCCTGGTGATGCTGAAGAGCAAGGTGCTGGAAGTAGAGGGCTATGTGCCGGACACTAGCCGCATTTTAGTAGTGCAGCGGACGGTGCGTGAAGGGGCGGTGGAGCCACTTTTGTCTTTACCCGAGGGCACGAGGGTGCTGGTGGTCAATGATGCGCCGGAGACGACATTGGAGACGGTGGCTTTTTTGTATCAAGTGGGCTTGCGGCATTTGCGCTTGATTCCGTATGATCCGGATAAATCCGTAGACTGCATGCTGGCGACAACTCCCGGGGAGGCCCATTTGGTGCCGCCGCCGATTTCGATGATTGTAGATTTGGGCAATCGGGTGATCGATATATCGACTTTTTTGGAGATTATTAATCGTCTGGGTTTAGAATGTGCGGAAGTCAGCCGGCGTTTGGTTTTGTATGCGGAATCGACCGTCAATGTAGCTGGCGGCATCAAAGAACAGCAGCGGCAGCTGTTTTTGCAGAAGGCGCAGTTGGAGTCGGTAGTGGATTTGGCGAAGGAGGGCCTGTTGCTGCTGGACGTGCAAGGGCGTATTTTAGTGGCCAACGCGGCGATGCGAGAATTGCTAAAGATGGAAGGAGATGCCTGTTTAGGTCGTAAAGCGGCGAAGGTTCTCCCTGCGCCTTTGGCAGCGCTGCTGCCTGGCGGCGATGTGCGGGGCGAAGTGGTGGAAATGGTTGGGCGAGAGCTGCTGGTAGGAAAGCAGACCATTTTGCAGTTTGGCATGCCGGCGGGCTGCTGTCTCAGTGTGCAAGACATTACGTATTTGCGGCAACTGGAAAAAACCAAGGAGCGCCGGTTGCGTTCCCAAGGGCTGACGGCGCGGTATTGTTTTGGAGATATTCGTACTCAAGTACCGCGCATGCGGGAGTGCCTGCAGTTGGCGGAGAGGATGGCAGCTTCCGGGTTGACGGTGTTGATTGCTGGAGAAAGCGGCACAGGAAAGGAACTTTTAGCGCAGTCCATTCATAATGCGTCGCCCCGTAAAAACCAACCGTTTGTAGCGGTAAACTGTGCCGCTGTGCCGGAAGCTCTCTTGGAAAGTGAGCTGTTTGGCTACGAAGGAGGCGCATTTACGGGGGCGCTGCGCGAGGGGAAGCGAGGGTTGTTTGAACAGGCTCATGGCGGGACGGTGTTCTTGGATGAAGTAGGGGATATGCCACTGGCGCTGCAGGCACGTCTGCTGCGGGTGCTCCAGGAAAAACAGCTGACTCGGCTGGGTTCAAGTCAGGTGCTTAATGTAGACATCCGTGTCGTGGCGGCGACGCATCTGGATTTGCGTCAACTCTTAGAGGCGGGGCGTTTTCGGCAAGATTTATATTATCGGTTGCATGTGCTGCCGCTAGTGGTGCCGCCCCTGCGGGAGCGGCGCGAAGACGTTTTGCCGTTGCTTTCGTTTTTCATAGGTGAACAAGGGAGACCTCAGCTTGAAGTAGATGCGGAGGCGAAAGCGGCACTGCTGGCCTACTCTTGGCCTGGAAACATTCGGGAGCTACAAAACGTGGCGGCCTATGCGGCTTTTGCCGCAGGGGAACATCTTAGTGAAGCAGATTTGCCGTATTATGTGAGGGAGACGCTGCGAGAAGAGGAGCCTTTTCGGCGGCACAACGCCTGGCCGTTTGCGCAAAAAGTGCTTGCTTGTTTGGAAGCGGGACCGGCGGGCAGAAAGGCTATTAACGATCGATTAAAGGTGCAAGGCTGCAGTGCCGGTGAAGGAGAGGTGCGCCGCGCATTGGAATGGCTGCAAAGCTGGGGACTGGTGGAGGCGCAAGCTGGGCGCAGTGGCAGCCGCTTGACGGAGCAAGGCAGGGTTGTGGCGAATGATCTTGAATTGCGTTGAGGCGGCATTTGGTTCGGAGGCGTGTGTTGGTTGTCGCAAGAGCGAAGGATATCTTGATTTTTAAATAGGTTGAAAACGGGATCGTAATAGGTTTGGAACTAACCTGTTTTGGAGAAGGGAAAATAAATTTGTCTATACACAAAGGACTTAGGCGCAGGAATTCTTCTTCTAGGAGAAAAGGCGGTCTAAGTCCTTTGTTTTTGACTCCATAGTGCTTGAAGATAGTTGGCACCAACTTTGCTATTGTTAAGTTAATAGCATTTAGCAGTAAGTGAGGAGGCGTTTTACATGAAAGAACCGATTGTCGGGTTGCTAGGCAGCCGGTTGGTTATGCCGGGAGCTCCTTTTCCCGGTTTGGAGAGGGATTATATCAACCATGATTATGTGGAGGCGCTGCGGGCAGCGGGGGCGGTGCCTCTGTTACTGCCGGTGTTGGATACGGCAGCGATCGCGGCGCAGTTGGCTTGTGTAGATGCAGTGGTCTTTCCAGGCGGGTATGATGTGGATCCCTTCAGCTACGGCCAGCAGCCACGGCGAGGGCTGGGAGAAATTCTGCCGGATAGAGACGTTTATGAGTTGGCAGTGTTTCATGAGGCGCGGCGTATGGGGTTGCCTGTTTTGGGGGTCTGCCGAGGAATGCAGCTTATTAATGTGGCTTGCGGCGGTACGCTGCACCAGGACGTGGCGTTGGCCGCTCCGGAGGTGGGGAATCATTGGCAAGGCTATCCCCGGCACATTGCCAGCCATACCGTAGAGGTGGAGGAAAACTCGTTGCTGGCGGAAGCGATTGGCGCAAGCGGCGAGGTGCGCGTGAATAGCCATCACCACCAAGTGGTGGACAAGGCAGGAGAAGGCTTGCGCGTTAGCGCCAGGGCCTTGGACGGAGTGGTGGAAGCGCTGGAAGGCACAAGCGGGGCTTGGCTGCTGGCGGTGCAGTGGCATCCGGAGATGATGGCGGCAACGTCAGCGCCGATGGCGCAGCTGTTTGAGAAGTTTATAGCTATCATTAAAAAGAATTCTTGCTAATTTATAGTTTTCTTAGGGAATTAAGGAGGAGGCGAGCCCATGACTAACGAAACAAAAAGTAAGTTCGGTTTTTGGAGCATTGTGCTCTTGGGGATCAACGCGGTTATCGGGTCCGGCATTTTTCTATTGCCTGGCAAAGCCATGGCCTTAATTGGGCCGGGCAGCGTATTTGTGTATCTTTTTATGACGCTGGTTGTGCTGACCATCGCTCTTTGCTTTGCCGAGTGCGCCGGTAAATTCAGCCGCAATGGTGCGGCCTATGTCTATGCTAGGGAAGCCTTCGGCGAGTTTGTCGGGTTTGAAGTGGGGATCATGCGTTGGGCCATCGGTATTATTGCCTGGGCGGCGATGGCGGTTGGTTTTGTGACGGCTTTAAGCGCCGTATGGCCGCCGGCACTCGAAGAACCCTATAAAACGACGATCATTTTAACGATTCTCTGCGGCTTAGGTCTGCTTAATTATCTGGGCGTGCAGCTGGCTAAAGTGGTCAACAACCTGATTACCGTAGGCAAGGTGCTACCGCTATTGTTCTTTGTGGTCCTGGGCGCATTCTTTATCGACTTCGGGAACTTTACGCCGCTATATCCTAAGGGCTTTGACTTGGACGCTTTTGGCGCAGCAGCGTTGCTCATTTTTTACGCGTTTACCGGCTTTGAAGCGTTGGCCGTAGCGGCGGAAGACATGGAAAACCCGCGGCGCAACCTGCCTTTGGCGTTGATGCTGGTCATGGGTTTTTGCTCGGTAGTCTATTTCATGGTGCAGGCAGTGGCGGTGGGTACGCTGGGTGCCGATTTGGCCAAAAGCGTAGCGCCTGTGGCGGATTCGGCCAACGCTATTTTCGGACCGGCAGGTAAGTGGCTGGTGACCATCGGTACGTTGATTTCCATCGGCGGCATCAATGTAGCGGCCTCGTTTCTAACGCCCCGCAGCGGCGTGGCGCTGGCGCAAGATGGTTTGGTGCCTCGTAAAATTGCGGAAACCGGACGCTTTAACACGCCTACTTGGGCGATTTTCATTACCGTATTGTTGGCCATTCCAGTGGCTCTTTCGGGGAGCTTCGTCAAGCTGGCGGCGATTAGCGTGGTGTCGCGTTTCGCTCAATATGTGCCGACTTGTTTGGCGGTTATTGTATTGCGCAAGAAGCGTCCGGATTTGGAAGGCTTTTTCCGGCTGCCGTTGGTTCCCTTTATTCCTATCGCGGCGGTGGTGGTCAGCCTTTGGCTGGTGTCCAAGGCGTCAACCGAACAGATTCTCTGGGGTCTGGGGGCGATGGCCCTGGGCGTGCCTCTTTACTTTTTCATGAAAAAACAAGGAAACGCCTGACGAGCAAGTTAGGCCGGGAGGTTGTAAGGTGAAGCAAGAAGATATTTTGGAATTGCTCCATGCTGAGGTTCTGCCGACGATGGGCTGCACCGAGCCGGGGGCGGTGGCGCTGGCGGCGGCCCATGCAGCGAAGGTTTTAGAGGGCAAGGTACAAAGCGTGGAAGTCACGGTGAACAGCAATGTCTATAAAAACGGCGTGGCTGTAGGCATTCCAGGTACCGGGGAAACCGGCATGGAAATCGCCGCGGCTTTGGGAGCGCTGGTGGCGCAGCCGGAAAAGCAGCTTTCGGTGTTGTCGGAACTTCCGCCGGAGGTTCTGGCGGCGGCGCGGCTGCTGCTGGCGGACCAGGCGGTAACGGTGCGGGTGCATCCAGATAAGACCTCCTTGTGGATCGAAGTCATTTTGCGCAGTGGAGAACACTGGAGCCGCGCGGTGATTGAGGAAAAGCATACACGGTTGGTGCTGCTGGAAACCGATAAAGAAACGGTATTCGCTTTAGCGCAAGACGAACGGGAAGCGGCCATTCATACGGACAGCCGCAGCTTTCTGCGGGAGCCGCAGGTGACGGTGGCCAAGCTGATTGAAGCGGTAACCAAGATTCCCGCAGCGGAGTTGGAATTTTTACAAGAAGGCATCGATATGAACGTCGCCGCCGCCGAGACGGGGATTGAAAAGCGTCTGGGCATGGGGATCGGCGCTTTCTATCGAGAACTGCAAGTTAAAGGTCTGGCTGGCGAAGACATCATTTACGAAGCGAAGACGCTGACGGCAGCAGCAGCGGACGCCCGTATGTCCGGCGAGCCGGTGCCTGTCATGTCCAGTGCGGGCAGCGGCAATCATGGCATTACCGCCATCTTGCCGGTGTATGTGACAGCCAAGGCGTTACAAAAGAGCCATGAAGAATTGTTGCGGGCCGTAGCGATCAGTCATTTGCTGAACGTCTACGTTAAGATCCATACGGGCAATCTCTCCGCTCTTTGTGGCTGTGCCGTAGCGGCAGCTACCGGAGCGACGGCGGCAGTTACCTGGCTGATGGATCCAGATCAGTCGAAAACGGTGGAAATGGCGATTAAGAATGTCGTCGCCAATCTGACCGGCATGATCTGCGACGGCGGCAAGGTAGGCTGTGCGCTGAAGCTTTCCACAGCTGCGGCAACGGCTCTGGAAAGCTCGCTGATGGCGGTGCGGGGCATTGTGGTCCCTGACAGCAACGGAATAATCGCACCAACCGTGGAAGACACCATTCGCAACCTGGGCCGCGTTAGCGCGCCAGGCATGCTGGAAACGGATAAGGTCATCACCGGCGTAATGCTGGAAAAACAAGAAAAATCCCGCCAGCAGCGCGAGAACTGAAGAATAGGAAGAACCGCCTCCGGACAACGTCCGGGGGCGGTTCTTTGCGTTGTTCACGCTTTTTTGCACGTCGTACTGGATTTAGGCAACTCGTAGCCCAATAAGGCAATTGGTGTCCTTTTTATTTATTATTATTTTTTGATAATTTACAATTTACTAGAAGATGCAGAGAAATGAACAGCGTTTCTCAAAAAGCAATTAAGGAGTGTTTGTAAATGGCTAATGTTGGGTTGCGTGTCAAAAAGAATATTGTTCGGCCTTCGAAGGAGTTGATTCAAAGCTTTGCGGGTTTGCCGGTCGCGAATATTGCGGATATGATGAATCGCATGTTTTGTGTTGACGCCAAAATCCGTCCGATGAATGCCGCACCATTAGTAGGGCCTGCTTTTACGATTAAAGCTAGACCGGGAGATAATCTCTTGCTGCATAAAGCGTTGGATTTGGCGCAGCCTGGAGATATTTTAGTTGTGGATGCACAAGGCGACATGAGCAACTCCATTATGGGCGAATTGATGGTTATGTGGGCGATAAAAAAAGGCCTGGGAGGTTTTGTAATTGACGGCGCCATTCGTGATATCGGCGCCATTAAAAACATGGACATTCCGATTTATGCGGCAGGCTTGAATCCGGCTGGTCCTTATAAAGACGGCCCGGGAGAAATCAATTTCCCCGTATCTTGCGGCGGTGTCGTTATTAATCCCGGCGACATTCTGGTAGGCGATGAAGATGGCGTGGTTGTGATTAAGCCGGAAGATGCGCCGGAAGTATTGAAAAAAACACAGGCCAAAAATCAAGCGGAGCAACAGACTATGAAGGACATTGAAAAATTAGCGTGGGATCGCACCTGGGTAGACAAGGCGCTTGCCGAACGCGGCTGCGAATATATTGATTAGTCTTTAATCCTGCAAACAGCAACTGCGCTAATGACAACGTTGGTACGGTTGCTGTTTGTCTTCTGTAATGAATTAAGTAAGGGGTGTGTTGTATGCAACAACAAGTAGAACAAAAAGTTCAGGAGATGATAGAAAAAAAGTCAAAATTTCGTTGGGTGGTTATGGCGCTGATTTTTTGCGTTTACATGATTGCTGGCGCCGACCGGGCTAATATTGGCGTAGTTGTTCCTTATATAAAAGAAAGCTTTCAAATGTCGAATACTGATA
This genomic window from uncultured Anaeromusa sp. contains:
- a CDS encoding sigma 54-interacting transcriptional regulator, whose product is MKTIAIVTNGATPLGSFLKENLEEVLAGYVDIRLYALNALMPPTRLEEDVVLVMLKSKVLEVEGYVPDTSRILVVQRTVREGAVEPLLSLPEGTRVLVVNDAPETTLETVAFLYQVGLRHLRLIPYDPDKSVDCMLATTPGEAHLVPPPISMIVDLGNRVIDISTFLEIINRLGLECAEVSRRLVLYAESTVNVAGGIKEQQRQLFLQKAQLESVVDLAKEGLLLLDVQGRILVANAAMRELLKMEGDACLGRKAAKVLPAPLAALLPGGDVRGEVVEMVGRELLVGKQTILQFGMPAGCCLSVQDITYLRQLEKTKERRLRSQGLTARYCFGDIRTQVPRMRECLQLAERMAASGLTVLIAGESGTGKELLAQSIHNASPRKNQPFVAVNCAAVPEALLESELFGYEGGAFTGALREGKRGLFEQAHGGTVFLDEVGDMPLALQARLLRVLQEKQLTRLGSSQVLNVDIRVVAATHLDLRQLLEAGRFRQDLYYRLHVLPLVVPPLRERREDVLPLLSFFIGEQGRPQLEVDAEAKAALLAYSWPGNIRELQNVAAYAAFAAGEHLSEADLPYYVRETLREEEPFRRHNAWPFAQKVLACLEAGPAGRKAINDRLKVQGCSAGEGEVRRALEWLQSWGLVEAQAGRSGSRLTEQGRVVANDLELR
- a CDS encoding sigma-70 family RNA polymerase sigma factor, coding for MKQDVDWDARNRELLTRYQQGDKEALNEFLECNQGLVRHLLRRYRLLPLGMEEDDLMQLGFVGLIEAAKRPQVLEKACLSNYLSFCIRKRLYLGIWQEGYLVHLPRRQHEAAVQVRRVEGERLVRGKPEDWGWRQLGLSASVYRERLRCYQVFLGNHASLDASKPGEERLLDVLQAGEDSSPEVQTLRRWRRKTLQAVLGRLPKKQVWMVRGYFGLGYRQRRSLRELGKCCGLSEEQVRQLIQEALERLRKTLGSC
- a CDS encoding ShlB/FhaC/HecB family hemolysin secretion/activation protein → MKITTRLYSVPAFVVVTGLLFASSAAAAPPDAGSTLKNTQEQQRVLPPATTTGIHIEEAATQAPAAGGETLTVHEFRFTGQDAIPASDLNALVADSLDKPLTLAELYQRADRISLYLRQKGYLVAKAYIPPQESSDNTVTITIVLGQYEKIDIRNHSRVPTSYLEALTKPLLKNGSYVHQQELERALLLISDISGLRLKSTLAPGQEPGTSLLILECEDAPPIHGQLSTDNWGNRFTGDVRGGLNLTIDNPGSLGDSFSLGGLYTGSGMNNASFSYTLPVGSGGGKLGISYSRVHYLLGENYTNLDANGVAKTTSLFGSYPLTRSRTHNLRFHWGFEHKDLEDLVGSTSNSQKQANAVSLGLAGDAYDADGNGLNTFDFTVYQGHLMMGSADARTNDANVQSEGNYTKSILNLYRQKYLNSRLSYSLSFTGQLASHNLDSSEKLFLGGATGVRAYPQGEAAGDTGYLASGELCWNLPTPAVQLAAFVDHGHVTLNKNTWTGAGGNTRTLSGAGLGLILSRPGDYSLRLDYAWKLGSETAQSDTDKNGRFWFRASKSF
- a CDS encoding YDG domain-containing protein codes for the protein MQRKWKRNGRQLALTLAAAMLLNNTLVLANPTDGSVVAGKADIASKGATMTITQYTDKAAINWQSFNIASGEKVQFIQPGASSVALNRVVGNNASSIYGTLSANGQVFLVNPNGVLFAPGSQVNVGGLVASTRDITNANFLAGKYAFNGDSSAAVVNQGSITAAEGGYVALLGAQAKNNGIIVAKQGTVALGAGQAVTLDLAGDGFLNLAVDQAALQASVANSGVITADGGRVYLSAKAADTLAGTVVNNSGRIQAQRLRNENGVIILDGGTNGGAANSGSLDASGAVAGVSGGTVKVLGDKVSLTSTAALNASGDAGGGVILVGGNYQGSGAETQASSASVAAGASLKADALTNGDGGKVVVWAKGDTTFAGSISARGGSQSGNGGKVETSGKETLLFKGKVNTLAPKGKAGKLLLDPADFTIEADNTAIQANNDPSNPNMNNPNPGGPITFTGQPSINGMAASDLLDLLTYGDVTIQTTNPGASIVSCLNATPNITDPYKGAPGTGKITVAAPLDWSSSAGSNTFTGDPNASTNSLTLLAANGIVINAPIKSGGSLALKTTAGDVAINASLTAAGSLLSAPAEGFNTTLSNGATLSGNKVTVYSKTAPSSLGGYTQKYGTYSVSDNYSGNTLVLNQILLSLSAANKVYDGNTAADVTPAAGLENGDSVTITGTFANADAANGKTVTATLTSNPNNKYKLSATKPTASITPKQLSLSDFGLTSLNKTYDGLFSNNYAYASLLDGSTLTLNTHYNSKNVGTQSVSGTLAGSANYQLASLPTTATVTAKPLTVSNITFTDKIYNGTNATPDFAFTSADKVSGDTLTLHGSFADKNVGTAKAISSWSLGGADAGNYVLQALSGSPTGNIVAKPLNTVTFTTSGKVYDGTAAATIAHFASPDIISGDNLTLSGSFDTKDVGNNKPITLTLGGTDLANYSFSTVGMFPMANITPAALYYQANPTTRLQGTTPAGLSGVITGYAGSDNAGNVFININPASWNTAATAASAPGTYAITGSGLVFAAATPNYTLNQAPGNSAALTIVAALPASSSPISDTPQATAAAYAFSSGAQGAAASSPRGGVRGFYDDVRGTYISTATLPNGQTNPLAINPTTSNTGNAVLTTAIPGLLNTLNGGVSPLGGFGTGGLFLGAGGITSFASPVSYKTGALPAQGLAIPAEPLSSAVPQGLQAKIDALKNEIDGLKEVITLGNTSPGALPQLESKLVDLQLQLAALTSSTNSSSL